Genomic segment of Chionomys nivalis chromosome 17, mChiNiv1.1, whole genome shotgun sequence:
aggcagagctacatagtgaagttctcaaaagaaaataaaaaaagttattatGCAAATCAGGTTTGGTGATGCAGAGCTCACACATTAACACATGAGAGGTTATAGGTTCCATATCTGgcattaaagaaagagaaaccagcctgtgagatggcccagcaggtcaGGGTACTTGCTGCCTCAAACCccatgacctgagttcgattcctggaacccacatggtagaagagaactgatttgtgcaagctgttttctgacctccatacccAGACCATAGTGGAACACACAGATAAAAGCATGGCACACAATTaacacaataattaaaaaaacaatctaTAGGTATAATAGGTGTATTTTACTCAAAAGTATACTTTCCCTAGCGTACTCGAAGTTTAAAAATCCCCTGAAGCCTCAACTCACTCTTCCTTAACCCACATACATTGGGAAGGACCCATTTCACTTCAGAGCTCTCAGGTAGCATGGTGGCATGCTAGGGGACTGAGGGCCCCAAAGCTACCTCACCCAGAGCCTTCTTCCACCTCTGTGCGTCCTTAGGTTTCTGGGAACACATTCTGGGGAACTGGGTCCTCCACGCATCTTCTGTAACTTCTGGGACCTTGGGGCTGGTCTATCCTTTTGAGACAACAGCCATCGCTGTTCATAGAATGTGCACTGGATGAGACATCTCGCAGATTACAGGTTCAATCTAGAGCCCCCGGGGGGAGAATCCAGGCTTAAAGCTTGGCTCTGAAACTCCCAACCCTTGCCCATGACTTCAAACCCATCATCTTCACTTCCCTGATCCTGGGCTGTTTTGTGGTCAAGCAGGCCAACACCCAGCCAGCAGGAGAACTGAGTGGGGATGCTAGTGCCTGGTGAGATGATAaggcattcgtgtgtgtgtgtgtgtgtgtgtgtgtgtgtgtgtgtagctgtcaGAGGGGCCTGGAAAGCAGGCTAGTGTGCTTACCTAGAAAACTGCTCTTGTTCAGCCTTGTGACCTTAGATGATTATCAAAATGGTTCATAAAAATGATGAAGGACAGAAAACAGTGTCTAGCCAGGAGCAAATCACTGAAACAGCCCACCCTGGCCCTCAGTCTCAGTTCTGGGTCATCCCTTTATAACATGGAACCCTCATTAGCTCTGCCTGTTACTATTGGTGTGTTTTTGTCCACCTGACAGAGACCCTAGTCTGTCCTGGGTTCCGTCCTCTCTGCCTACCATCCTTGGGACCTAGTCCCTGCTAGGTGACTCTCATCCCTCTCTGAATTCTGCTCTCCCTGTCATCTGCTGAACCACGTGTACAGTGGAGGGATCCAGAAAAGCTGGTTGCCAGGGCAACAGAGGATAAAGCCCTTGCACTGTCTGGCTGCTGATTGGCTGAGACAGGTCCCACCTCCTGCCATCCTGAATGTGGGGGTGCAGAGGGAAGGGTCTTTGATGGCAAGGAGAGGTACCAGGGTGCCAAGCCGGCTCAGGATTGTTGCCTTTTGGCCGACTCAGAGGCCTCCAGACCAGAGGAGCTCCATCTCCCGTGGGAGTATTGGCTTGTCACTCCCTGCCTCTAGCTAGCACAGCGGTCACAGATGGCCGCGTCTCTGGGGACAGCAGCTGCGACTGAGTCTACAGGCCAACCCTGAGCCGCTCAGGCTGAGGCAGCGTGCTCTGTGCAGAGTGCAGACCAGGCGTCTGTGGGTATGAGGTGAGTCTGCAGGCATGCTGTGGACACTGAGTGTAGCTAGCGGCTTGGGGACAGGGAGTGGGGCTCTGTTACACTGTCCCAGGCAGAACCTGGGCTGAAACAGTCTTGGCTATTTTCTTAGCGATTGTCTGGCAACCCTCATCCCCACCCTGCCATTGTGCACAGAAAATCCTGCAGCCTGTAGAGGGTGAGGGGTGGTCCAAGGTCACAGAGAGAAATCGTGGGTGTTTTCCTTGTCATTTACGTCAGTCCCCTGAGAAATCAGGAAAAGGTCTAGGAGTCCTCTGCTGCCCTAGAATGCATGGATTTTTGTCTAGAGTATTGGAAAGGCAGGGGGACCCCAGGCTCTGCAAGTGAAATAGATAGATACCGCTTTGCCCCAGACTGTCGTTCTCAGACTGAAGTTTTGTTCTGTCCTGGggcccctctctctccctcccaccgcAGCCTCCCCACCCAGCAATTCTGAAGGCTTTATTTGGCTCTCCAGAAAGGACGGTGTGTAGGAGGGGGCTGAACCCTGCACCGTCTCCACCTCTGCTGCTCTAGTCCCGACTCAAGACCATGACTGCCCTTTAATAAGTCCCTCCAGAAACAGGGCACCTTTAGTTGTCGGCTGTATTTCAGGACAGCCAATGGAGAacctggggaaggggagagacaggtAGACACGTGACCAGAAagcagcatctctctctctctctctctctctctctctctctctctgaaggtgACAGGTCACCTGAGACTAGGGGACACAGGAGGAACTGGAGTTTGGAGTCAGAATAATGGCGTTTCTCCTCAACCTGCTCTGAAGGTGATTCTGTCCACTCCCCTATCCCGCTCGCCACCAGAAGCCAAGATGGCTCATGTCCTCACGCTTGGGAAGTTTCTTTCTGTCGCAGAGGACTCGAGCCTCAGGTCATTACTGGGAATGAGCTCTTCCACTTCTCAGTTGAGTAATCCTTTGTAAAGTGCCTTGTCTAGGCGTCTGTTTGGTCCTCTGTCTACAGACAGTGATGCCCAGCCAATATGCCCTGGCTAAGCCTGTGAAAATGCTGGACTCTGCCAGGTATGCAGAAGGGGGCTCCTCAGACCATGCTTTCCTAGAGCTAAggaaggtttgggggtggggtaaaCAGACCCTGCATTTTTTCGTCCCTGAAGAAAGCGATTGGTGATGGCACTTTTGAAGTATAAATGGAAGTTTGCCCAGTAATTAAGAATGCAGAGAACTAAGGAAGACCAAAGCAGTCATGAAGGTGGGGACTGCACAGCAGCAGGTGACTGGCACTGGGTTCCATGAGAGTACACAGCATGGGACTTGAGGTAGGGAGGCTGGGCGGAGCACAGATGGTggttgcatttgtttcttttctattgctgtgacaaatgccACGAGCAAGGAAACTCGGAGAGAAAgttgggcttatggtttcaggggGCCGGAGTTCGTGATGGTGGAATAAAGGCGTGATGGCGAGAACAGCTGAGGGCTCCCGTTTTTATCCACAAGCGGGaggccgagagagagagagagagagagagagagagagagagagagagagagagagagagaagcagagacagagagaacacgaGTGAGATAATTGGGATTAgtttttgaaaactcaaaattcATCTCTAATGAcacaccccctccaacaaggccacaccccctccaacaaggccacacctcctaatccttcccagagAGTTCCACCAATTGGGGACCAAGTGTTGTAACATAGGCGcctgtggggaccattctcatccaAGGCACCACCAGAACAGAGTCTGAGCAGTCTGGGTTCACGTGACTTTTGTGAAACACTTGACATGTTCCCGTCCATGttcctgctttctccttctgtggctCATTCAAAGTAACAGTTGTCTGGCTGAGATGGCTGCGTGAAGCCCCGGGTTCGatccccagtactgcataaaccaggcatagtgtcaaactcttgtaatcccagcactaggggggcgaaggcaggaggaccagaagttcaaggttatcgtcaactacatagtgaatttgaggccagcctggactatatgagatcctgtttcaaaaaaaaaaaattttttttttgtttgtttttgagacagggtttctctgtgtagctttggagcctgtcctggaactcactctgtaaaccaggctggccttgaagtcctggctgtcctgaaactccctctgtagaccaggctgccctcaaactcagagatttgcctgcctctgcctctggagtgctaggattataggcgtgtgccaccatacctagctaaaatctttcttttttctttccttctcttttcttttgtaaatggggctggtgagatggctcagcagttgaagtCACTTCCTGCTTTGCCTGGCAACGTGAGTTTAATCTTCCAGACCCATATACCCATATGGATTGATTCAACAACTGAGAATTACCTCCTACCTCCACACTCATGCtattacatgcatgtgcacatgtttgaatacatacatgaacatgcacccgcacacacacatacacgataaataaaatgtttaagtttaaTTTACAATGTACTTAGGAACTGGGgcctgttttgatttcttttttcagacaAGGCAGCTGAAGGTCAGTGTATAAAAACAACATTGTAGCGCCTATATACACGGCAGGCATGGGTATGGGAAGTCTTACATACACTGACCCACTTAGCAGCCCCAGAACCCTACCACTCAGGAGCTGTCTTTTCCATTTACAGCCAAACACGCTCTGATCTTACCCAAGTTATATGGTGCTAGCGACCGTGGCCTCGTAATTACAAAACTGGGTTGTGCAGGTGCTATTGATACCAGGCCCGGGGCCCTAGGGATGTGTGTTTGAGCACCGTATTTCACCAGGCCACACTTTGCCTGATATAGCTGTGGCCTCAGTCATCCTTGCATGTGTGAGTGGGTGGGCGGGGTGTCAGCAAGCCGCAGAAGGCAGGGTTCAGCCAGGCCTCGGGGTgcagggagaccagaagaggttccTCCCCACCTGTCCTCTTGCAGAGAGTGCTTTGCACACGCACGAGAATTAGTGAATGCTCACCATGACCTGTGTTGGGTTGGACTAATTTCCCCTTCCATCCCAGGAAGTGGCGGCCCAGACTTAGGCAACTTGTACAGCGGCCCAGACTCTGGAGACAACGCAGTTGTAAATCTTTCTTGACGAATGAGTAGGAGCTGAGTGTTCTCATGTGAAGGGGACACAGCTCGGTGCCTGTGGGAAGGCCGCTGAGTCACCCTGCCGTCTTGGTCAGGCACAGTCTCCCACTACCCTAGGCAGTCTCCCCATCTGTAATACGATGCTGGCAGGCTCTCGGGTCTCTCTCAGGGTGGGTACTACCAAGGAGCCTTCTCGTGTCCTCATGACTGTGTCTTGGCAGCCAAAGCCGCCGCGATGCCGCACTTCCTGGACTGGTTCGTGCCTGTCTACCTGGTCATCTCCATCCTCATCCTGGTGGGCTTTGGAGCTTGCATCTACTACTTCGAGCCTGGCCTGCAGGAGGCGCACAAGTGGCGCATGAAGCGCCCCCTGGTGGACCGTGATCTCCGTAAGACGCTGATGGTGCGGGACAACCTGGCTTTCGGAGGTCCAGAAGCCTGAGCCAGAGGACAACCCCTTGATCTTTCCATCCACGCATCTGTAGCCCAGTAGAGGCCCTTGCTGTTCAGGGAGGCCCGCCCCTTGTGTAAGACACCAAGCACTCGAATATCTTATTTGCTGCTCCGGGCTCAAAATCATGCCTTCCCTTCCTAGCTCTGGGGACATCCTCCACTGGCCCTCAGTGCCTTTAAGTGCTGTCCAGCCCTCTTCCCCTTCACTGAATTCCCAATTGCTTTCAGCTCTCATTTCTGCCTCAAAGCTGCCCCAGGAGAAGCCTTTCATCAGAAGGCTGAAAGTTCAGACCAGCCCCGCCCACCTGGGTGAGCTCAGACTTAGAGGAAGTGATAGTGTATCGTGGGGGTGTGCAGAAGGGCAGGACTttggaaagggtgtgtgtgtgtgtgtgacagcggGCAGGCACTAGAAGGTgggaagttgtgtgtgtgtgtgtgtgtgtgtgtgtgagagagagagagagagagagagagagagagagagagagagagagagagagagaatgggggccCTGGCAGAGGAAGCAGCGGTGGGCGTGGAGTGGGCTCTACGCAGCACGCAGCAGTGGAAGGTCTGTCCACTGCAGGTTCCAGCGCCTTCCCTCTGCTGGAGTCTTCCACCCTTCCCCTAGGCTGAGGTGGCCGACAGGAGCCCCTGCCCATGCTCCCTCTCTGTCTCATGCTGCACTTCCGGGACTGAGCCTAGCCTCGGCTGCCCACCCTGGAAGCTCCTCCTGTGTGGAGACTTCATTACTTGACTTTGTGGCACAAATGGGCAGACttcatctctctcttctgctgTGGCTTCCATTTTCATGTATTCAAATCTAATAAAGGTTTCATGGCTCCCTCTGCAGGACTGTTCTTTCTCAAAAGCAGGATCGTGCCCATCTGGGTACTCGGGAAAAACATAACAGCTTGGTGGTTCCCACACTGGTGATGGGAACACCAAACCTCAGGAAAGGTGAGCAGAGATTCTCAGCCGACAGCATGGACCATTGTTGGTCGGAGGCAGGGGAATGTCCTGTGACTGCAGGAAGATGTCCAACATCTGGAATCTTTACCCACGAGAAGCCAGCAGCATCAACTGTTTCTCCTACCAGGATAaacacaatgttttattttacatcctcaaacttgctttgttttggtttagacagggtcttgtgtagcccaggttggcctcaaactgtgcaagcacaaggacctgagcttgggtcctcaGCACCCTCGTAAAATCTGGGTACAGTGGCATGCATCTGTCTCCCTAGCACTAGGTGGGGGAGGTTGGGGGAGCAAGGAAATCCTGGGGGTTTCTTGGCCAGCCAACATCACTAAAATGCTTAGCTTTAGATACAGTGAAAGGCCCTCTCTCACAAACAATAAGGTAGAGAGGGTTGTTGATCTGAAGCTGACCTCTGGCCCCTACATGTGCTTGCATGGGTGTGCACATCTgctgcacacgcacacacatacacacacacaccatgcacacatacttACAAAGCAAACAAGGTGAATGGCTTCTGAGGAATG
This window contains:
- the Smim45 gene encoding protein SMIM45 — translated: MPHFLDWFVPVYLVISILILVGFGACIYYFEPGLQEAHKWRMKRPLVDRDLRKTLMVRDNLAFGGPEA